The Cydia amplana chromosome 1, ilCydAmpl1.1, whole genome shotgun sequence DNA segment AAAAGGGACACAAAGGCCATAAAGGGCATCATCATCACCACAAAGGTGACCACGGTGACCACGGAAAACATCATCATGAGCATCATCACGAGGAACATGGCGGCGGACACAAAAAGCATCACGATGGACACGACCATCATGGTCACCATCATGAACACGGACACCACCATAAAGGTGGCAAGCACGGCCATAAGAAACATCATGATAAAGGTGAAAAGACTGATGGTTACCATAAGAAGTACCATAAGGATCACTTCCATAAGGACCATCATTTCTATGATGATCATCATCACGAGGGCAAACATCACAAGCACGGCAAACACCACGGACATCACGAAAAACACGGCGGCGACCACAAAAAGGGCGGACACCACGAGCACGGTCATCATGAACACCATCATGGCAAGCACAGTCATCATGACAAGCATCATCATGACGAAGATCACAAAGGACATAAGGGCCATCACGGCCACGAAgagcaccaccaccaccaccatgaCCATGGTAAGAAAGGTGGTCACCATGACGGAAAGCATTGGGGCTTCCATCACGGAAAGCATTGATCTCATACCAAATTTGAGGCTGTGATATTTTTCCTAGACACCTGCGGGTCTTATAAAAAGCCCAATTTTAGtcgttttttattgttatttagttTTGATACTTTGTTGATTTTTAATTAAGAGCTAATGTGTCTGTAATTGGTGTGTTTTGTATGATAGTTCATtagttttgtaaataataaaggaaatttcaattatactgggttccattaattgaaaaaaatacaacgtCGACgcgatttaattaaaacaaaatatcctTGACGAAAACATTTTTGAAAGGCTTCTAAATTTACTTTGAACTTTAGAACAGCCGTAAACAATCCTTAGTAAGTAGAATAAAGTTGGAAGCCTACGTCGAAGTAAATCATAATTAATAATCTACTATTTAATGATCTTGGTACTTTCGGCCCCGTCGTGCTAAATTACTGGTAAGTTTGAAGTTCAACCATTAGGCATCGAACCTTACTTAGCAATGTGTTCGTTGTAGCTGACAAGTTTATGTATAGTTTATGTATATAAACTTGTCAACTATAACGAACTACTTAACATAATATTTTTGGCTTTCCATTAGAGAAGGGACCTTTTGCTTCAAATTCAATAAAGATCTTTTAATCAGAATTTATATTGGAATTTTATTTTAGGACCCTTCTGTAACGGAAAGCCACAATTTACTTATATCTTCATAACTAtgtgttataatataaatattactcatcGTACACAATTATTATTTGATAATGAACTAAACGTTAAAGAATAGAAGAAGGACGGAAGGTGACCGCTACGTCAACGTGCTTTCATACAATACTTAAGTATAAGAACAATACATTCATAttactttttctcaaaaatggacggcaaagtcgacgttgccggttaaaaaataggttattataatgttggaaCCGCGACTATTTacgtgtctcaaatacgttggcgtattttcagcagaaaaatacacatctttttttttttaaaggcggcaagcaaatctttttaatggttttacttttttctgtgaaaattagaacgttgcttctataaaatatt contains these protein-coding regions:
- the LOC134653533 gene encoding histidine-rich glycoprotein-like — encoded protein: MRLVIAVALVCLVAAYAREIDQTQDLVPAESKGHHHESGGGKEHHAHHHHEHGEKGHKGHKGHHHHHKGDHGDHGKHHHEHHHEEHGGGHKKHHDGHDHHGHHHEHGHHHKGGKHGHKKHHDKGEKTDGYHKKYHKDHFHKDHHFYDDHHHEGKHHKHGKHHGHHEKHGGDHKKGGHHEHGHHEHHHGKHSHHDKHHHDEDHKGHKGHHGHEEHHHHHHDHGKKGGHHDGKHWGFHHGKH